One window from the genome of Amycolatopsis sp. NBC_01480 encodes:
- a CDS encoding DUF1206 domain-containing protein, with protein sequence MNRITGTVARGEKTDTAQLLGRAGMACYGVVHLVLAYLALQVAFGGGGEQADQKGALEQVGSTAFGQVMLWVLALGLVAFGLWQFLMAATGYTWTSGGKRTRKRLGAGARGVVVIALGVSAFRIATGTGSGGSSDQTQQEFTAKLLRLPAGPALVVVAAVAVLGVAIAAGVKGVKQSFLEDLDPAGLPGKTKRWVGWLGTTGYLAKGVVFAVIAILLGYAGFNADANKAGGLDAALRTLAAQPFGTVLLAVVAFGLAAFGAYCLAAAWAHKR encoded by the coding sequence ATGAACCGCATAACGGGCACGGTCGCTCGAGGCGAGAAGACCGACACCGCACAGCTTCTCGGCAGGGCGGGGATGGCCTGCTACGGCGTCGTGCACCTCGTCCTCGCCTATCTCGCCCTGCAGGTCGCCTTCGGCGGGGGCGGGGAGCAGGCCGACCAGAAGGGCGCACTGGAGCAGGTCGGCTCGACGGCGTTCGGGCAGGTCATGCTCTGGGTCCTCGCCCTCGGCCTGGTCGCGTTCGGGCTGTGGCAGTTCCTGATGGCCGCCACCGGCTACACCTGGACCAGCGGCGGGAAGCGGACGCGCAAACGGCTCGGCGCCGGCGCCCGCGGGGTTGTCGTGATCGCGCTCGGCGTCAGTGCCTTCAGGATCGCCACCGGTACCGGCAGCGGGGGCTCGAGTGACCAGACCCAGCAGGAGTTCACCGCCAAGCTGCTCCGGCTGCCCGCCGGCCCGGCACTGGTGGTGGTCGCCGCGGTCGCCGTGCTCGGGGTGGCCATCGCCGCCGGCGTCAAGGGCGTGAAGCAGAGTTTCCTCGAAGACCTCGACCCCGCCGGGCTGCCCGGAAAGACGAAGCGATGGGTCGGCTGGCTCGGCACCACCGGGTACCTGGCCAAGGGCGTCGTCTTCGCGGTGATCGCGATCCTGCTGGGCTACGCCGGCTTCAACGCCGACGCGAACAAGGCCGGCGGGCTGGACGCCGCCCTCAGGACACTCGCCGCGCAGCCCTTCGGCACCGTGTTGCTGGCCGTGGTGGCGTTCGGCCTCGCGGCGTTCGGCGCCTACTGCCTGGCCGCAGCCTGGGCGCACAAGCGCTGA
- a CDS encoding ArsI/CadI family heavy metal resistance metalloenzyme codes for MSRVQLALRVGDLEGSIDFYAKLFNTEPAKRRPGYANFAIAEPALKLVLLEGKPGQATVMDHLGVEVESAGEVGAASKRLTGEGMETLVENGTTCCYALQDKVWVHGPGQEPWEVYTVKDDSASFGEDSPATATAAACCTPDAETGEAEKDAQPAGCCD; via the coding sequence ATGTCCCGCGTCCAGCTCGCCCTCCGTGTCGGCGACCTCGAAGGCTCGATCGACTTCTACGCCAAGCTGTTCAACACCGAACCGGCCAAGCGCCGCCCCGGCTACGCCAACTTCGCCATCGCCGAGCCCGCGCTCAAGCTGGTCCTGCTCGAAGGCAAGCCGGGCCAGGCGACCGTGATGGATCACCTCGGTGTCGAGGTCGAGTCCGCCGGCGAGGTCGGCGCGGCGTCCAAGCGACTGACCGGCGAAGGCATGGAAACCTTGGTGGAGAACGGAACGACGTGCTGCTACGCCCTGCAGGACAAGGTGTGGGTACACGGTCCCGGCCAGGAGCCGTGGGAGGTCTACACGGTCAAGGACGACTCCGCCTCGTTCGGCGAGGACAGCCCCGCCACCGCCACCGCGGCCGCCTGCTGCACGCCCGACGCCGAGACCGGTGAGGCCGAAAAGGACGCTCAGCCCGCCGGCTGCTGCGACTGA
- a CDS encoding TetR/AcrR family transcriptional regulator, with protein sequence MPRITQEQKQRNREKIVNAAGEGFRARGIDGVGIEELMKNAGMTHGGFYNHFGSKEDLALEVLRGGFTDSLDAVAAMRAAHPRSARAALNDIVDSYVTPAHRDHPESGCASAALVSDAGRHGAAAQAEYQRGLDGYFAAFTELLVDRGRQSGTKLDPATAREHAIVMFSQMVGALMLSRAVAAAAPALSDEVLAVNRKQLKQK encoded by the coding sequence ATGCCCCGCATCACGCAGGAGCAGAAGCAGCGGAACCGGGAGAAGATCGTCAACGCCGCCGGCGAGGGCTTCCGGGCGCGCGGCATCGACGGCGTCGGCATCGAAGAGCTGATGAAAAACGCCGGCATGACCCACGGCGGCTTCTACAACCACTTCGGCTCGAAAGAGGACCTCGCGCTCGAAGTCCTCCGCGGGGGCTTCACCGACTCACTGGACGCGGTCGCCGCCATGCGCGCCGCCCACCCGCGTTCCGCCCGGGCCGCCCTGAACGACATCGTCGACAGCTACGTCACCCCGGCCCATCGCGACCACCCGGAATCCGGCTGCGCCTCCGCCGCCCTGGTCTCCGACGCCGGCCGTCACGGCGCCGCGGCCCAGGCCGAGTACCAGCGCGGGCTGGACGGCTACTTCGCCGCCTTCACCGAGCTGCTGGTGGACCGCGGGCGCCAGTCCGGCACCAAGCTGGACCCCGCGACCGCCCGCGAGCACGCCATCGTCATGTTCAGCCAGATGGTCGGTGCGCTGATGCTCTCCCGCGCCGTCGCCGCCGCCGCGCCGGCACTGTCCGACGAGGTTCTGGCCGTCAATCGCAAGCAGCTCAAGCAGAAATGA
- a CDS encoding NADPH-dependent F420 reductase: MDFGTIGAGVIGQAVAAHLVAAGHHVVLSNSRGPASLEDVVQSLGPLATAGTVAEAAAADMVFLAVGWPAIPGALAGLPDWGGRILVDTSNQLTGPTPADYVDLGPQTGSEFVAALAPGARVVKAFNTLYAKYIAADPRHPEGRRLLFYAGDDTDAKAAFQQTAAEIGFAPVDAGPLREGGRLMQVGGPLSALHALKQD, translated from the coding sequence ATGGACTTCGGAACGATCGGTGCGGGCGTGATCGGGCAGGCCGTCGCCGCCCATCTCGTCGCGGCCGGACATCACGTTGTGCTCAGCAACAGCCGAGGTCCCGCCTCGCTCGAGGACGTCGTGCAGAGCTTGGGTCCGCTGGCGACGGCCGGCACGGTCGCCGAGGCGGCGGCCGCGGACATGGTCTTCCTCGCCGTCGGGTGGCCGGCCATTCCCGGCGCGCTCGCCGGCCTGCCGGACTGGGGCGGCCGCATCCTCGTGGACACCAGCAACCAGCTGACCGGCCCCACGCCGGCGGACTACGTCGACCTCGGCCCGCAGACCGGCAGCGAGTTCGTGGCCGCACTGGCGCCGGGCGCGCGGGTGGTCAAGGCGTTCAACACGTTGTACGCCAAGTACATCGCCGCCGATCCGCGGCACCCGGAGGGCCGCCGGCTGTTGTTCTACGCCGGCGACGACACCGACGCGAAAGCCGCCTTCCAGCAGACCGCCGCCGAGATCGGCTTCGCCCCGGTGGACGCCGGTCCGCTTCGTGAGGGCGGCCGGCTGATGCAGGTCGGCGGCCCGCTGTCCGCGCTGCACGCCCTCAAACAGGACTGA
- a CDS encoding ArsR/SmtB family transcription factor — protein MSKQLPLVAMDACCNPLAREPLSEPQAVELAKVFKAISDPIRLRLLSLIASHEGGEACVCDLTDAFEVTGPTISHHLKVLRESGLIDGERRGTWVYYRVHPEVLARLSAVLVPAGPAVVPA, from the coding sequence ATGTCGAAGCAACTGCCGCTGGTGGCGATGGACGCCTGCTGCAACCCCCTGGCCCGCGAGCCCCTGTCCGAGCCGCAGGCGGTTGAGCTGGCGAAGGTGTTCAAGGCCATCTCCGATCCGATCCGGCTGCGCTTGCTCTCGCTCATCGCCTCGCACGAGGGTGGCGAGGCGTGTGTGTGCGACCTGACCGACGCCTTCGAGGTCACCGGCCCCACGATCTCGCACCACCTCAAGGTGCTGCGCGAATCCGGCCTCATCGACGGCGAACGCCGCGGGACCTGGGTTTACTACCGTGTCCACCCCGAAGTCCTCGCCCGCCTGTCCGCCGTGCTCGTTCCCGCCGGCCCGGCGGTAGTGCCGGCATGA
- a CDS encoding ArsR/SmtB family transcription factor, whose product MLDRELAETYAGWFRALADPTRVQILNLLAAPGAPMTVGQIVEQVAVGQSTVSAHLKVLTDARFVLVEPRGTARLYQVNQRCVSCFPSAADVVMGRPVTAFDAAAAGCAAPADEVTS is encoded by the coding sequence GTGCTTGATCGTGAACTCGCCGAGACCTACGCGGGATGGTTCCGCGCGCTGGCCGACCCGACCAGGGTCCAGATCCTGAACCTGCTCGCCGCGCCCGGCGCACCGATGACCGTCGGCCAGATCGTCGAGCAGGTCGCCGTGGGGCAGTCGACCGTTTCGGCGCATCTGAAGGTCCTCACCGACGCCCGCTTCGTGCTGGTAGAGCCGCGCGGGACCGCCCGGCTCTACCAGGTCAACCAACGCTGCGTCAGCTGCTTCCCGTCGGCCGCCGACGTCGTCATGGGCCGCCCGGTCACCGCGTTCGACGCAGCCGCCGCCGGCTGCGCGGCCCCGGCGGACGAGGTGACGTCGTGA
- a CDS encoding arsenate reductase ArsC yields the protein MSDLPEVLFVCVHNAGRSQMAAALLNHHGQGRVVVRSAGSAPAGSINPAVVAVMDELGLDLSREFPKPLTTEAVQASDVVITMGCGDACPVFPGKRYLDWQLDDPAGQGIDAVRPIRDEIDRRVRVLLAELVPVAR from the coding sequence GTGTCCGACCTGCCTGAGGTGCTGTTCGTCTGCGTGCACAACGCCGGCCGCTCCCAGATGGCCGCCGCCCTGCTGAACCACCACGGCCAAGGCCGCGTCGTAGTGCGCTCGGCCGGATCCGCTCCGGCCGGCTCGATCAACCCCGCGGTCGTGGCCGTGATGGACGAACTCGGACTGGACCTGAGCCGGGAGTTCCCCAAACCGCTGACCACCGAGGCCGTCCAGGCGTCCGACGTGGTGATCACCATGGGCTGCGGCGACGCCTGCCCGGTCTTCCCCGGCAAGCGCTACCTCGACTGGCAGCTCGACGACCCGGCGGGCCAGGGCATCGACGCGGTGCGCCCGATCCGCGACGAGATCGACCGGCGCGTCCGCGTCCTGCTCGCGGAACTCGTGCCGGTCGCCCGCTGA
- a CDS encoding carboxylesterase/lipase family protein, producing MSEQPKVRTTEGVVQGLRRQGHAVFRGIPYAQPPVGALRFAAPAPPRSWEGIRPAVEFGSVVPLSLPIDVPPRGTDWLTLNVGTPDPGAAGLPVLVWIPVGGYLSAASSDPMFDPAALAEAGLVVVTINCRVGAEGFAFLEDVPPNRGFLDQIAALEWVQRNIAAFGGDPGRVTVGGVSAGAGSVAALLTMKPARGLFRRAIAHSVPGLYSTPALARQVTAAFADRLGAAAPTAEALRDIDPWHLAAELTSFNAGLHAHRESWGRLTAAGTALCPVVDGEVLRETPWPALTGTRASGTELLVGHTRDKFRYFSVMSGRHGTFTEADAHEALELLAPQPDGARAYRAAFPQAGPEELVETVYSDALFRMPSQKLAEANAAAGGTSYLFELRWVAPALGGILGACHSLDVPLAFGTLDSPAGTQLIGEEPTPEAVALSRELQEAWVHFVTTGNAGWSAHRPDRHLTRVLDTESKTLPYPEQASRRIWEGHSPAPFDLS from the coding sequence ATGTCCGAACAGCCCAAGGTACGGACCACGGAAGGCGTGGTGCAGGGTCTCCGGCGGCAGGGGCACGCGGTGTTCCGCGGCATCCCCTACGCCCAGCCCCCGGTCGGAGCACTCCGCTTCGCCGCGCCCGCGCCGCCGCGCAGCTGGGAGGGGATAAGGCCGGCGGTCGAGTTCGGCTCCGTGGTGCCGCTGTCCCTGCCGATCGACGTGCCCCCGCGGGGCACCGACTGGCTGACGCTCAACGTCGGCACCCCGGACCCCGGCGCGGCGGGACTGCCGGTGCTGGTGTGGATTCCCGTGGGCGGCTACCTCTCGGCGGCGTCGAGCGACCCGATGTTCGACCCGGCCGCGCTGGCCGAGGCGGGACTCGTCGTGGTGACCATCAACTGCCGCGTGGGCGCGGAGGGGTTCGCATTCCTCGAGGACGTGCCGCCCAACCGCGGATTCCTCGACCAGATCGCGGCGCTGGAATGGGTGCAGCGCAACATCGCCGCCTTCGGAGGCGACCCCGGCCGGGTCACCGTGGGCGGGGTATCCGCCGGGGCGGGCTCGGTCGCCGCCCTGCTGACGATGAAGCCGGCGCGCGGCCTGTTCCGGCGGGCCATCGCCCATTCGGTGCCGGGGCTGTACAGCACCCCCGCGCTGGCCCGGCAGGTCACCGCCGCGTTCGCGGACCGGCTCGGCGCGGCGGCCCCCACCGCCGAGGCCCTGCGCGACATCGACCCGTGGCACCTGGCCGCCGAGCTCACCTCCTTCAACGCCGGCCTCCACGCGCACCGGGAGAGCTGGGGACGCCTCACGGCGGCCGGCACCGCGCTGTGCCCCGTCGTCGACGGCGAGGTCCTCCGGGAAACGCCTTGGCCCGCGCTGACCGGCACCCGCGCGAGCGGGACCGAACTGCTCGTCGGCCACACCCGGGACAAATTCCGGTACTTCAGCGTCATGAGCGGACGGCACGGCACCTTCACCGAGGCGGACGCCCACGAAGCCCTGGAACTGCTCGCCCCGCAGCCGGACGGCGCGCGGGCCTACCGTGCCGCGTTCCCGCAGGCAGGCCCGGAGGAGCTGGTGGAGACGGTGTACTCCGACGCCCTCTTCCGCATGCCGTCACAGAAGCTGGCCGAGGCGAACGCCGCAGCCGGCGGCACCTCGTACCTGTTCGAACTGCGCTGGGTCGCCCCGGCCCTCGGCGGCATCCTGGGCGCCTGCCACAGCCTCGACGTGCCCCTGGCGTTCGGCACGCTGGACAGCCCCGCCGGCACCCAGCTCATCGGCGAGGAGCCCACGCCGGAGGCCGTCGCGCTCTCCCGCGAACTCCAGGAGGCCTGGGTCCATTTCGTCACCACCGGCAACGCGGGTTGGTCCGCCCACCGGCCCGACCGGCACCTCACCCGCGTCCTGGACACCGAGTCGAAGACTCTGCCGTACCCCGAACAGGCATCCCGCCGGATCTGGGAAGGCCACTCCCCTGCCCCCTTCGATCTCTCGTAA
- a CDS encoding TetR/AcrR family transcriptional regulator produces MPKQVDHRGRREAIARALWRVVEQRGVTQLTMRVVGQEAGMSLGQLQHYFASRTAMLSFAMDFASEQTSVRVLEGLEKLGDRPHPRDVLRLTLAEMLPLHADARATSRMSAAYVLEALHDEAVHEQARRGLVQGRAHVEQLVRQAIADGHIDSAHDPATETNLLLAFTGFTPLIELDVIKPQAALAAIDVHLDRLFGNA; encoded by the coding sequence ATGCCGAAGCAGGTGGATCACCGCGGACGCCGCGAAGCGATCGCCCGCGCACTGTGGCGGGTGGTGGAGCAGCGCGGCGTCACCCAGCTGACGATGCGCGTGGTGGGGCAGGAAGCGGGCATGTCACTCGGGCAGCTGCAGCACTACTTCGCCTCCAGGACCGCGATGCTCTCCTTCGCCATGGATTTCGCGTCCGAGCAGACCTCGGTGCGCGTACTCGAGGGGCTCGAAAAGCTCGGTGACCGTCCGCACCCCCGTGACGTACTGCGACTGACGCTCGCGGAAATGCTCCCCCTGCACGCCGACGCCCGCGCGACCAGCCGGATGAGCGCCGCCTACGTCCTGGAGGCGCTGCACGACGAGGCCGTGCACGAGCAGGCGCGCCGCGGCCTCGTCCAAGGGCGGGCCCACGTCGAGCAGTTGGTCCGCCAGGCAATCGCCGACGGGCACATCGACTCCGCCCACGACCCGGCGACCGAGACCAACCTGCTCCTCGCCTTCACCGGCTTCACCCCCCTGATCGAACTCGACGTGATCAAGCCCCAGGCCGCACTCGCCGCGATCGACGTGCATCTGGACCGGCTGTTCGGGAATGCGTGA
- a CDS encoding methyltransferase domain-containing protein, producing the protein MTGGESADEVEQVRQRYAAAARRLSAGQEAGLAAGPEDGDRFGGAHYEPDVEVPDGAVAASLGCGNPVEVADLRPGDTVLDLGSGGGLDVLLSARRVGPAGKAIGLDMTEEMLTLAQDHAARAGATNVEFLAGRIEDIPLPGNSVDVVISNCVIALSVDKAAVFTEIARVLRPGGRIGITDILAADTLTDADRARRAGHVECLAGALTQVEYRSLLDAAGFAGVEIRPTHPAGDQLLSAIIRAVKPAVPQGNPDGWADERE; encoded by the coding sequence GTGACCGGGGGTGAGTCGGCCGATGAGGTTGAGCAGGTGCGGCAGCGTTACGCCGCCGCCGCCCGACGTCTGTCCGCCGGCCAGGAAGCCGGACTCGCCGCCGGCCCCGAGGACGGTGACCGATTCGGCGGCGCCCACTACGAGCCGGACGTTGAGGTGCCCGACGGTGCCGTGGCAGCGAGCTTGGGCTGCGGCAATCCCGTCGAGGTCGCCGACCTGCGGCCCGGTGACACTGTGCTGGACCTCGGCTCCGGTGGCGGCCTCGATGTTCTGCTCTCGGCGCGCCGGGTCGGCCCGGCCGGTAAGGCCATCGGATTGGACATGACCGAGGAGATGCTCACCCTCGCCCAGGACCACGCCGCCCGAGCCGGCGCGACCAACGTCGAGTTCCTCGCCGGGCGGATCGAAGACATTCCACTGCCCGGCAACTCGGTGGACGTGGTGATCTCCAACTGCGTCATCGCCCTGTCCGTCGACAAGGCCGCGGTGTTCACCGAGATCGCCCGCGTCCTGCGACCCGGCGGCCGGATCGGGATCACCGACATCCTCGCCGCCGACACCCTCACCGACGCCGACCGTGCCCGGCGCGCCGGGCACGTCGAATGCCTCGCCGGCGCCCTCACCCAAGTCGAGTACCGGTCCCTGCTCGACGCGGCCGGGTTTGCCGGCGTGGAGATCCGTCCGACTCATCCGGCCGGGGATCAGCTGCTCTCCGCGATCATCCGCGCCGTCAAACCCGCGGTCCCGCAAGGGAATCCGGATGGCTGGGCAGACGAGCGGGAATAG
- a CDS encoding RHS repeat-associated core domain-containing protein: MTLGALVVAVPHTASAEVHTVAPPSTVWTPPATVNHTPTGGLPPSANWSPGWKPGLAPAAVSSCGANETGLLPQYPLERFPISDRMEALVNTHDGNLTITQRQLTIQGTGENLSLSQVYNNQRPGNGSFGTGWTLSHGQDIGLTFSGSDVVVHGDSGYCATYKHNADGSYVEAPGMHAELSKGSDGKYALIFDSSNERWTFSPAGWLLSQSDRNGNSNTARYNPDGTTASITDSQTRVTTFGYQNGLVSTITDPTGTTAATYSYNTAGQLQDFTDRAGTSMHLTWFPSGDLATIQDPDSKTYNFSYDGNHRVTKVTVPQKAGDSVTQFGYSSGQTTETDANSHSVTYHYDTQGRQTSAVDALGHQRQQQWTANSDVQTTMDGLNNTTTNHYDPLNNLIGTDLPTGAKTGVGYTDAAHPHLPTTVTDPAGDQVSRTYDDAGNVKLVHSDGLNADLQTLTYWQPLGLVRTSVDGNGHSTTYDYDNAGNLKQVTPPTPLGPTTYTYDSLSRVATVTDGRGIELDYSYDKLDRVVSVTRHHTSGPDTVLQTSAYDNNGSLKRRETATAVHTFTYDTGGLVLTDTRTDSTSPTENITYGYDPATNLTSMTDPGGQTIYGYDPANRLTSLTDPFGQTTGFGYDNADHRTSVTWPGAGSQTNGYDNSGRQTSLTVKNSSGTQLLQTTYSFTRSDGKDSDQMQSKTDASGTTTYGYDSLQRLKTAGSTAFDYDNASNMKQLGGTTFTFNAADELVNDGRTRSYDTAGNLTGADNPTETNYYSDTSQYTSGTDAAGDSFTASYDTLDQTQPHTLTYTTTNGTTTDQFTTTALGMTQAIHNGVRTSLVRDPKGTIVTEKAGANRYNLVTDYQGSVVGLVSTTGALAATYKYDPYGGSTATGPSAGDNPFHYLGQYQYGVDMLLGYRWYFPGWGRYTTPDPTGQETNHYTYAKDDPINNSDPGGDSLLGGIGKLFIAAGAAIVGGTAVASGCTVGAVTAIGCVAGIGAGVAALGTGLVAINEANKEFKSKD; the protein is encoded by the coding sequence GTGACGCTGGGGGCACTGGTGGTCGCTGTACCGCACACCGCGTCCGCCGAGGTGCATACGGTGGCGCCGCCGTCGACGGTGTGGACGCCGCCCGCGACGGTGAATCACACCCCGACCGGCGGCCTGCCGCCGTCCGCGAACTGGTCTCCTGGGTGGAAGCCCGGTCTCGCCCCTGCGGCGGTGTCGTCGTGCGGGGCGAACGAGACCGGGCTGCTGCCGCAGTACCCGCTGGAGCGGTTCCCGATCTCGGACCGGATGGAAGCGCTGGTCAACACCCACGACGGGAACCTGACGATCACCCAGCGGCAGCTGACGATCCAGGGCACGGGTGAGAATCTGTCGCTGAGCCAGGTCTACAACAACCAGCGTCCGGGCAACGGCAGCTTCGGCACCGGCTGGACGCTCAGCCACGGCCAGGACATCGGCCTCACGTTCTCCGGCAGCGACGTCGTCGTGCACGGAGACTCCGGTTACTGCGCCACGTACAAGCACAACGCCGACGGCAGTTACGTCGAGGCGCCGGGCATGCACGCCGAGCTGTCCAAGGGGTCGGACGGCAAATACGCGCTGATCTTCGACAGCTCGAACGAGCGGTGGACGTTCAGCCCGGCGGGCTGGCTGCTGTCGCAGTCCGACCGCAACGGCAACAGCAACACCGCGCGCTACAACCCGGACGGCACCACCGCGTCGATCACCGACTCCCAGACCCGGGTGACGACATTCGGGTACCAGAACGGGCTGGTCTCGACGATCACCGACCCGACCGGCACCACTGCCGCGACCTACAGCTACAACACCGCCGGGCAGCTGCAGGACTTCACCGACCGCGCCGGCACCTCGATGCATCTGACCTGGTTCCCCTCCGGTGACCTGGCCACGATCCAGGACCCGGACAGCAAGACCTACAACTTCAGCTACGACGGCAACCACCGCGTGACGAAGGTGACCGTGCCCCAAAAGGCCGGCGACTCGGTCACCCAGTTCGGTTACAGCAGCGGGCAGACCACCGAGACCGACGCGAACTCGCACTCGGTGACCTACCACTACGACACCCAGGGCCGGCAGACCTCGGCCGTGGACGCGCTCGGCCATCAGCGGCAGCAACAGTGGACCGCCAACAGCGACGTCCAGACCACTATGGACGGTTTGAACAACACCACCACCAACCACTACGACCCGCTGAACAACCTCATCGGCACCGACCTTCCGACCGGCGCGAAAACCGGGGTCGGCTATACCGACGCGGCGCACCCGCACCTGCCCACCACGGTCACGGACCCGGCCGGGGACCAGGTCTCCCGCACCTACGACGACGCCGGGAACGTGAAGCTGGTCCACTCCGACGGGCTCAACGCCGACCTGCAGACCCTGACCTACTGGCAGCCACTCGGTCTGGTCCGGACCAGTGTCGATGGCAACGGGCACTCGACCACCTACGACTACGACAACGCCGGCAACCTCAAGCAGGTCACCCCGCCGACCCCGCTCGGGCCGACGACCTACACCTACGACTCGCTCTCGCGGGTCGCCACGGTCACCGACGGCCGCGGCATCGAGCTGGACTACAGCTACGACAAACTCGACCGCGTCGTCTCGGTGACCCGCCACCACACCAGCGGCCCCGACACCGTGCTGCAGACCTCGGCGTATGACAACAACGGCAGCCTCAAACGCCGCGAAACCGCCACCGCGGTCCACACCTTCACCTACGACACCGGCGGCCTGGTCCTCACCGACACCCGCACCGACAGCACCAGCCCGACGGAGAACATCACCTACGGCTACGACCCCGCGACCAACCTGACCAGTATGACCGACCCAGGTGGCCAGACGATCTACGGCTACGACCCCGCGAACCGGCTCACCTCGCTGACCGACCCGTTCGGGCAGACCACCGGCTTCGGCTACGACAACGCCGACCACCGCACCAGCGTCACCTGGCCCGGCGCCGGCAGCCAGACCAACGGCTACGACAACTCCGGCCGCCAGACCAGCCTGACCGTCAAGAACAGCAGCGGCACCCAGCTGTTGCAGACCACCTACAGCTTCACCCGCAGTGACGGCAAGGACTCCGATCAGATGCAGTCCAAGACCGACGCCTCCGGCACCACCACCTACGGCTACGACAGCCTGCAACGGCTGAAGACCGCCGGCTCGACCGCGTTCGACTACGACAACGCGTCGAACATGAAGCAACTCGGCGGCACCACATTCACCTTCAACGCCGCCGACGAACTCGTCAACGACGGCCGCACCCGCAGCTACGACACCGCCGGCAACCTCACCGGCGCCGACAACCCCACCGAAACCAACTACTACAGCGACACCAGCCAATACACCTCCGGCACCGACGCCGCCGGCGACAGCTTCACCGCCAGCTACGACACCCTCGACCAAACCCAACCCCACACACTCACCTACACCACCACCAACGGCACCACCACCGACCAGTTCACCACCACCGCCCTGGGCATGACCCAAGCCATCCACAATGGCGTCCGGACCAGCCTCGTGCGGGACCCCAAGGGCACCATCGTGACCGAGAAGGCCGGGGCCAACCGCTACAACCTGGTCACCGACTACCAGGGCAGCGTCGTCGGGCTGGTCTCCACCACCGGCGCCCTCGCCGCCACCTACAAATACGACCCCTACGGCGGCAGCACCGCCACCGGACCCTCAGCCGGGGACAACCCATTCCACTACCTCGGCCAATACCAATACGGCGTCGACATGCTCCTCGGCTACCGCTGGTACTTCCCCGGCTGGGGCCGCTACACCACCCCCGACCCCACCGGACAAGAAACCAACCACTACACCTACGCCAAAGACGACCCCATCAACAACAGCGATCCCGGTGGCGATTCGCTGCTGGGAGGAATCGGTAAACTGTTCATCGCCGCTGGAGCAGCTATCGTCGGGGGTACCGCAGTCGCCTCTGGTTGCACGGTCGGAGCTGTGACCGCTATCGGTTGCGTAGCCGGGATTGGTGCAGGTGTGGCTGCACTCGGTACCGGCCTGGTGGCTATCAATGAGGCCAATAAAGAATTTAAATCGAAAGACTAA
- a CDS encoding aldo/keto reductase, with protein MITRTTLGSPGLTVSAMGLGCMGMSESYGAADWDGGLATIGRALELGVTFLDTADAYGAGHNEVLVGRAIHGRRDQVQLATKFGIDRSAGDRARRIRGARDYVLRSCDASLLRLGVEVIDLYYAHRPPQDVEIEETVGAMAELVEAGKVRHLGLSEVDGELLRRAHSVHPITAVQSEYSLWTRDVEAVTPVMAELGVGLVPYSPLGRGFLTGTLDRSTLGEKDFRRTNPRFAGEAGEANEKIAQTVREVADRLGATPAQVALAWVHAQAERLDVAVATIPGTRSPARLEQNAAALDLTLDTEALAALDPLSDQVTGERYLPAHTAEVARG; from the coding sequence ATGATCACCCGAACCACGCTCGGCTCGCCCGGTCTCACCGTCAGCGCGATGGGCCTGGGGTGCATGGGGATGAGCGAGAGCTACGGCGCCGCCGACTGGGACGGCGGCCTGGCCACCATCGGCCGGGCCCTGGAGCTGGGCGTCACGTTCCTGGACACCGCCGACGCCTACGGCGCCGGGCACAACGAGGTGCTGGTGGGCCGGGCCATCCACGGGCGCCGGGACCAGGTGCAGCTGGCCACCAAATTCGGCATCGACCGCAGCGCCGGCGACCGCGCCCGCCGTATCCGCGGTGCCCGGGACTACGTCCTGCGCTCTTGCGACGCCTCGCTGCTGCGGCTGGGGGTCGAGGTGATCGACCTGTACTACGCCCACCGCCCGCCCCAGGACGTGGAGATCGAGGAGACCGTCGGGGCGATGGCCGAGCTGGTCGAGGCGGGCAAGGTCCGCCATCTGGGCCTGTCCGAGGTCGACGGCGAGCTGCTGCGCCGGGCCCACTCGGTGCACCCGATCACCGCGGTGCAGAGCGAGTACTCGCTGTGGACCCGCGACGTCGAGGCGGTGACCCCGGTGATGGCCGAGCTGGGGGTCGGGCTGGTGCCGTACTCGCCGTTGGGACGGGGGTTCCTGACCGGCACCCTGGACCGCTCCACGTTGGGCGAGAAGGATTTCCGGCGCACCAACCCCCGCTTCGCCGGCGAGGCGGGCGAGGCCAACGAGAAGATCGCGCAGACCGTGCGCGAGGTGGCCGATCGGCTGGGTGCCACCCCGGCCCAGGTGGCGCTGGCCTGGGTGCACGCCCAGGCCGAGCGGCTCGACGTGGCCGTGGCGACCATTCCGGGCACCCGCAGCCCGGCCCGGCTGGAGCAGAACGCGGCCGCGCTGGACCTCACCCTGGACACCGAGGCACTGGCCGCGCTGGACCCGCTGAGCGACCAGGTGACGGGCGAGCGCTACCTCCCGGCGCACACCGCCGAGGTCGCTCGCGGCTAG